tatatattacacaagcttacgaattaaattgtcaacaacaaaataaaacgtaaaggctgctcagagtaattatacaacggaagtcctttcaaaagtaaagtcacaaaggtggcttcctaccgtaaagctgctagctcgctgcctcaacctcgattatcctaacctgcaggattaacccctacaccgtttgaatggtgtaccgggttgccacacaacaaacccggtaagcttttgcaagcccgtatgagtaactcaaaaccacataTGCACAACTCGTctaacgaggaaacccatcaactcgtaaaaaggaacacacaccatgttttcccaaaacagcacattcttttcccaaaagaaacaataaaggtcacaccgtgaccaaatcatataaattgaaactctgacaattaaatatgataaacaagtcctcccaggacatttaaaagaaagaatccccgaaactcccttttaaaacacattctcaaatcaacacaagtcaccccgtgacaaaatcataataattgaaactctgacaattaaatatgataaacaagtcctcccaggacatttaaaagaaagaatccccgaaacttccttttaaaaacacgtactcatgagcatcagatagctccccgctaccccccatgatgtactatggcaacaaactagagctctaactgatcgtatccacaaacccggccaaaggcgtgaagtctcgatatatatgcctgaggttactcccagcaaccccaaatcctcagacctcccaggtcgtcagatcaaaacctttcaaaatggtcactcaggacccaaaagttactcaactcacacaaaaggagatgtcaccccgtgacctccaatcatcagacctccccggtcatcagatcaaaacattaaatcaaaccaaaaggagaaatcacaacctgtgactctcagatcttccgacccccggtcgttagatcaaaacattcaaatcacatcaaagcaactcacaccaaatcttgacacttttcaaaacaatagaaattcccaattcccacaaaatgtttcccgaaaagtcaagcccccaaacaatagaatgaaacccatcaatacctattgctcaattcactcatcaacccacaagaatatacatattccatgtaaatatatatataagtggtcattcactcaggaaggccactaataccaactatagtttgcagttaactaaataactctcaaaacaataaggtcaacccgttcgtgaatgaacttcgtgagattactcacctcgaactcctgctgcgtcttcaatacagaaccgaaccaaaactatcaccaacaactagtccaaatacttcgtcaagtacctaatcacaatcggtttccacttagtaataattcacaaacgatttaagtccgaaacccctgttttgaactaaaatccccaaagtggcgccaaacgaggcaaaaccacatctgagacctcccaaagtctccggaatacgtccacgatcgatgtgaccaaaccacaagtcgatcggacgctcaaatcctcacagaTAGAATAAATTGATcagtatgaaactgcaaaaatcataacaattccaaacgaactccaaaatttgcatattatatatcgaaacgctcgtatcgacgagtagaagacatataataccagaaacagtctcatacatggccggaacaccgccggaactcCACCACAGGTGggggcgcaccgccgccggccaaaactcaatatttcacaaaactcccaacatcaaagttcttcatctaagcatgcttgtgaacatTCATAAcaggctcgaagtcagaaaacaagcttaagggatcgaaaactacctcacaagccgtgaacagtaatccaatccgagttgatcgaagtttcacgtgaatcgatccaaacaaccaccaaggatctatcaacgaggctgctctgagctcaaccaagaagacttgaagcctcgccgacgtcggaacaaggatttcccaCCGGATCCGATTTCCACAACCTGTgccaccttgcagcgccgctGTGAAGGAGAATCGCTGCTAGAGACCACCACAGAGAtgaccggagcaaggaggcgagtCGTTCTGGGAtggtttcaccggaagaggtcgccggagatgcAAGTTCCGACCAGGTCTGatcgccgggttcgggtcgggtcagaaggaaaatttcgtttctgaaggtagcagccgagagagaagagagagaaaggaaattggttttccggaaaaggaaacttatgaaaatagtaagtttctccttcgggaaacttctatttataccaaaatggaaattccttccaatggccataacttcctcatacgaactccgattctcgcgttccacatatccacgaactcgtatcgatgcgctctacaactttcatgaatgaagttttcggataatcccaacaaataaaaagtcaacctttgcgccacccctaaagtcacacttttcaaatagaatttcatccaaaacacttccgctcggTCCATGAGCcatgaaaccgtccaacaaccataaattagattccgaaaattcctcagaaaataattactaatttccggggcatcacaaggTCATTCCTCCGATTGTTCTAAGTTCTTGAtcttgcatgcttattcttgatcaTAGTTCATAACAATCTGGTATCAAAGCCCCCACTGGACCTGATAAAACAAAGCAACAGTCTTTGTAGTTTGCAACAGCAAAGGAGATGACGACCGAGGGAAGCTTTGTGCAGCCATCCATCCCTCGCTTCGATGGTCACTATGACCATTGGGTGATGTTGATGGAAAATTTTCTGAGATCTAAGGAATTCTGGAGCTTGGTGGAGACGGCTATGTTGAGCCCGAGAATGGAGTACAGCAGACAGCAGCCCAACGACAAAGGTTAGAGGAATTGAAGCTGAAAGATTTGAAAGTGAAGAATTATCTATTTCAGGCAATAGATAGAACCATTCTGGAGACTATTTTGCAGAAAGACACTTCGAAGCAAATCTGGGaatcgatgaagaaaaagtATGAGGGAAACGCTAGGGTGAAGCGTTCAATTCTTCAAGCACTCAGGAAGGATTTTGAGACTCTGGAGATGAAATCAGGTGAGAGTGTATCTGATTATTTTTCTTGAGTCATGACTGTGGCAAACAAAATGAGGGTACATGGAGAGCAGATGCAAGATGTCAAAGTTGTCGAGAAGATCCTACGCTCTTTGACTGAGAAGTTCAATTATATTGTCTGCTCAATCGAGGAGTCAAAGGatattgatagcctttctattgATGAACTACAAAGTTCATTGATAGTTCATGAATAGAAATTTCAAAAGCAGATTGGAGAAGAACAAGCTCTTAAGGTGTCATATGAggagagagttggaggaagagGTCGTGGCAGAGCTGCATTTAGAGGAAGAGGCAGAGGAAGAGGGCGCCAACCATTCAACAAAGCAATCGTTGAATGTTACAAGTGCCATCAGCTTGGCCACTTCCAATATGAGTGTCCAACTTGGGATAAAGAAGCCAACTATGCAGAGTTGGATGAACATGAAGAAATGCTTTTGATGTCGTATGTAGAAATGAACAATGCCAGAAGGGAAGATGCTTGGTTTTTGGATTCAGGCTGCTCAAATCACATGTGTGGGGATAGAGCTTTGTTCTGTGAGCTTGATGATGCATTCCGGCAGACAGTGAAATTAGGCAACAGTACCAGAATGAGTGTTCTTGGGAAGGGAAAAGTGAGGCTACACATCAATGGCTTTAGCCATGTGATCACAGAAGTGTTCTTTGTTCCAGAGCTGAAGAATAATCTCCTGAGCATAGGGCAATTACAGGAGAAAGGCCTTGCAATCTTAATGCAGGGAGGAAGGTGCAGAATTTATCATCCAGAGAGAGGGCTCATAATTCAAACCACTATGACAGCCAACAGGTTGTTTATCTTGTTAGCCAAGACTCAACCAGAAAAGGACTCCTGCTTTCACACAACCACCTCAGATCCTACCCACCTTTGGCATTGTAGATTTGGTCACCTAGGCCATTAGGGTTTAAGAACCCTACAGTTTAAGAAGATGGTCCGAGGACTTCCACAACTTCCTGCCTCGCTCTACTGTGACATGTACAGACTGTATGGTAGGGAAACAACATAGAGACCCAATCCCAAAGAAAACCTCATGGAGAGCCTCACAGAAATTACAACTCATTCACGCAGACATTTGTGGCCCAATCTCTCCTATTTCTAACAGCAAGAAAAGGTACTCTTTGTGCTTCATTGATGATTTCAGTAGGAAGGCATggatttattttttgaatgagAAGTCTGAGGCGTTCAATATGTTCAAATGCTTTAAGAAACTTGTTGAAAAAGAAACTGGTATGTTTATTAAGTGCTTACGCACTGATAGAGGAGGAGAATTTAATTCTGAAGAATTCAATGAGTTTTGTaagcagcatggtattaagagGCAACTGACCGCAGCATACACTCCTCAACAAAACGGAGTGGCAGAGAGGAAGAATCGTACAGTGATGAACATGGTCAGATGCATGTTATCAGAGAAGAAGATGCCAAAGACCTTTTGGCCCGAAGCTGTGAATTGGACCATATATGTGCTGCATAGGTGCCCTACTCTAGCTGTTAAGGATGTCACACCTGCGGAGGCATGGAGTGGAGTGAAGCCCTCTGTTGATCATTTTAGAGTTTTTGGTTGTGTATCACATTTGCACATACCGGATGCAAGGAGAACCAAGCTAGAGAATAAGAGTTTTTGTTGTGTTTTGTTGGGGGTTAGTGAAGAATCTAAGGCCTGTAGGCTTTATGATCCTATTGCAAAGAGGATTGTGATCAGTAGAGATGTGATTTTTGAGGAAGAGAAGCAATGGGACTGGGATAAAAGTTATGAAGAGTAGGTGTTGGTGGATTTAGAATAGGGTGATGAGCATATCAGTGGTGAAGTTGATGAGGTTTACaatgaagaaaatgatgaagatgaagctaTAGAGACTGCCTCCCCAAATTCTCTAAATGATGCAGCTCCAAATTCCCCGGATGATGAAGAAGCTCTAAAtgcaagagaagaaagagttagACAAGTTCCTGTCTGGATGGGTGACTACGTTAGTGGAGAAGGGCTATCAGAATTACATGAGGCATTGGCCTCAGATCCCTTGAGCTTTGATGAGGCAGTAAAGAACTCTAAATGGAGACTAGTTATGGATGCTGATATGGAGGCAATAGAGAACAAAACATGGGAGTTGACTGAGTTGCCAGCAGGGGCCAAGAAGATGGGGTTAAGTGGTTTTATAAGACCAAGTTTAATGAACTTGGAGCTGTGGACAAGCATAAAACTCGATTGGTGGCGAAAGGGTATTCTCAGCAACATGGTGTGGACTACACTGAAGTATTTGCTTCAGTGGCAAGGATGGAGACGGTACGGATGGTCATTGCAATGGCAGCTCAGAGAGAATGGAAGATATACCAACTTGATGTAAAGTCGGCGTTCCTCCATGGTGAATTGAGTGAAGATGTATTTGTGGAGTAGCCGAGAGGATATGAGCAGAAAGGAAGTGAACACAAGGTCTACAAGTTGCATAAGGCCTTATATGGACTAAAGCAAGCTCCACGAGCTTGGTTTAGTCGTATTGAGGCTCATTTCATTAGAGAAGGGTTTCAAAGATGTCACAGTGAACAAACATTGTTCACCAAGTCTGGAGAAGGAGGTAAAATTCTTATTGTTAGTGTTTATGTCGATGATCTCATTTTCACTGGTGATGATGAACTTATGATGGCTGATTTTAAAAGTTCGATGATGAGGGAATTTGACATGTCTGATTAATGAGGTTTTTTCTTGGCATAGAAATGCTACAAAATTCTGATGGCATTTATATTTGTCAAAGAAAATATGCTTTAAATGTTCTGAAACGTTTGGTATGGAGAAGAGCAATGTAGTGTGCAATCCCATTGTGCCAGGTTGTAAAATGCATAGAGATGAAGACGGGGTCAGAGTTGATGAGACACTTTACAAACAAATAGTGGGGAGTCTCATGTATATCACTGCCACTAGACCTGATATGATGTTTGTTGTGAGTTTAATAAGTCGATACATGGCTAGGCCAACTGAGCTGCATATGCAGGTTGCAAAGAGAGCATTGAGATATGTAAAGGGCACAATGAATTATGGGATATTCTACATTAAGGGAGGAGCTGAAGAGCTTATGGCGTTCACAGATAGTGATTATGCTGGAGATGTGGAAGATAGGAGGAGCACTTCTGGTTATGTCTTCTTGATGGGTGCAGGAGCAGTAGCATGGTCTTCCAGAAAGCAACCTTTAGTTGCTCTCTCGACCACAGAATCAGAGTTCGTGGCAGCTGCAACTTGTGCTTGTCAGGGGGTCTGGATGAGAAGAATATTGAAGAAGTTGGGATACTCTCAAGAAGGTTGCACCATAGTGAAGTGTGATAACAGTTCAGCCATTAAGCTCTCTAAAAATCCAATCATGCATGGTCGCAGCAAGCACATTGATGTGCGTTTTCATTTTTTGAGGGATCTCACTAAAGATGGGGTTGTTGAACTTGTGCATTGTGGGACTCAAGATCAAGTGGCAGACTTGATGACTAAGCCACTGAAGTTGGATGCATTTCTGAAGTTGAGAAAGCTGCTGGGTGTTCAAGAAGTACCTGGGATAAACTAATTGCTATCTGCATTAGTTTAAGGGAGGGAATGACAGGTATAGGGACTCCTTGTAAGATTAGGATCCCTTACCATTTAGAGTTGTTTTCTGTTTCAAATAAATCCCTATTATGTAGGGAgacttgttttgtgttttgactCTTTCTTGCTGCACTTTACCACGTTTCAGTTAGTGTAAATCGTGGGCTGTTCTTTACATTCAGTTTGTTCATGTAAGGCTATATATTAGCCAAGGTTGTTATTTCAATAAAGAAGGTCATTCCTCCGATTGTTCTAAGTTCTTGATCTTGCATTCTTATTCTTGATCATATTTCATAACAAGCAATATTTAGTAGTTTCGATCGAGCAAaagatatttcttcttttctgaatttttattCCTTGAAACGATGGAAGTTAACTGGGGCATTACCACGAGTCATTTTTTGTATGCGTGTGTTCATGGATAACTAGCATGTATAATATTAACGGAGCGTCAGAAGATACTATTGCAAAAAGAGACGAATTGGACTCATTTCTTGAGCAAACCCGATCAGAAACTAAGCCCCGAGTTTACAATAATTCCACATGCAGCTTGGAGAGAAGCCTGGTATCGTTTCCTTAATTACCTCCGATTCAAGTATATTaattttcacccaaaaaaaaaaatcttaaaagtTCAATAGTATATTATTGTTAGTTCTCAGGATCTCAACCTCTCATGTGCTCAACAACAATGGTATCACAGGAATTCTCTATCCTTCCTCCAGATTTTTAACAATGATATCACTATGCATGTACTACTGCATAATCTCTAGGTTTTTCTTAACTTATTTGTCTGGTTTACAAGGATACCATGCATACCGTACCAATTAGCTGCAAGGATCAGGAGTCTCTCATGCTATCACCAAACTATATGATTTCCAGCATCTTCAATATGAAGATTTTGCCATACTCTCCGATGCTGCTCTTGTTCTCAACCCAACAAGTCAGCACAACCCTCTCAACCCTCAAAGTCAATAAAACCCTTATAAGCCTCATAGTCAGCATTCAGCAACCTACTTTAGCGGAAGATGAAAACTTATAAGAAATATTTGAAGGCCACGGTTTATCAAATATTGATCCACTTGAACCGCTATCCAcatctcataatattttcttaaatacAAAGTTATTTTCGTCAAATCCTGAGAAGATAGAATCAAGTGGAAGGAAATCCAAATATGCTGATATTGAACTTGTTAGTGAAGATACTTTCATTTTTCGTTttaacttctctctctctctctctttctctctctggtGCAAATTTTTTGTTGAACCAAGACTTCTAATGTGCCATGTATTTGTGTGGTCCAGATGATATACATGGCTATAGAAGCTATGTGGCATTCTGGGGTTCAAGGCAGTACCACTCAACAAATACCCCAATTCATGCCATATATGCCCATGGGGTCTGGAATGGGAATGGTTAATATTTGTGGTAATTTAGCAGGAGGAACAAGACTGCCTTTTCTATCTGTTCCATCAACTTCCGTTCCAAACTTGCCTGTATTTTTTGGACCAAGATTTGTTACATTCCCTCAATTCCCAGCGCTACCTCCGTCTCCGCCACCATTCATGGCTGCACAAGCAATGCCTATAGTCAGTACCACGTACATCCACTACTACTACTATTGTTCAGCCACAAAATATTCCTTACACACTCAACCCTGCAAACCAAGGAGAGTAGTACTTCTCAATACAATACAAAAACGACAAGGGATTGCAAGAAGAAAGTACCACGTCTAGTAGCggaaattgatcttttagataTTTATCAATCGCTTGCTGGTTTTTCAGACTGAAATTTTGAGGATTTTGGTGTTTAATTGAAGCACATAATATTGTCTAATATGGATCTGTACAGATCTACTCCAATGGAATGATATAATTCAAAATCAACTGCTATATTTAGTATGAAATTTAACAAAGTTAGGAAATTGCTACTAATTTGAATTGTACTCATCTGAGAAACATGGACAATAATATTTTACTATTTATTGTTTAAGATGGTTTATATGTTAGTGatttttttacatcaattgttttACCGTTGATTATGGGAATGTTTGAACATTATATAGAAATATAAAGTGATGGATACTCGCATGATAATACCTTATTCAAGTCCATAGGTAGGTAATCGAGtctcatttttatttgtttaatcatCCCTAGCTCCATCTTtatatttgttttagttttaaatGCTTTTGTTTGATGTGTTGCAAACGGAAAGATATATATGTAAAAGACTCATGAAAGCAACATACAGGGTATCTAAAGTTTTGTTGCCCTCTAGGATATGCTTCTGAAGTATATAGTTTTAACTATTTAGTTCGTGTATATTTAGGACCTTAATCTATCTTGTTTATTTCATTACCAAAATATCGGGTTTTTAGGAAATATTGATGGTCTAGAAAATGGAAATATCGTGGATATATCGATTTtggtaaataatcaagaaaaatgatggaaatttgaagaaagtatggaaattttaagtgaaacttttgaatatatttgttttatcaattatctactatatatgaaaagaaaaccttgaataaacattgttatatagCGAGTAgtaataatttaagatgaaaAGTAAATGCTGAATCTTTGACAATtattaaaaattttgaaataaacatctaatctatactattattaagataagagactttgttagccaaaactgaaatttttgaCAGATTTGCctctgaaagattaaaaaactttgagaataaattaaaggattaaattcagtttacccccctaaggtttgggggtaatttcatgttagtccctgtcctttcaatttaatcagtttaccccccaagctttccaatttcaatcagccgtgtc
Above is a genomic segment from Rosa chinensis cultivar Old Blush chromosome 3, RchiOBHm-V2, whole genome shotgun sequence containing:
- the LOC121052302 gene encoding secreted RxLR effector protein 161-like; translation: MEKSNVVCNPIVPGCKMHRDEDGVRVDETLYKQIVGSLMYITATRPDMMFVVSLISRYMARPTELHMQVAKRALRYVKGTMNYGIFYIKGGAEELMAFTDSDYAGDVEDRRSTSGYVFLMGAGAVAWSSRKQPLVALSTTESEFVAAATCACQGVWMRRILKKLGYSQEGCTIVKCDNSSAIKLSKNPIMHGRSKHIDVRFHFLRDLTKDGVVELVHCGTQDQVADLMTKPLKLDAFLKLRKLLGVQEVPGIN